One part of the Raphanus sativus cultivar WK10039 chromosome 7, ASM80110v3, whole genome shotgun sequence genome encodes these proteins:
- the LOC108814772 gene encoding probable E3 ubiquitin-protein ligase LUL2, which yields MGNVTGGIRRDPPPYPNPNNQPPLQYYQYHQGHYPYHNNQGGATARVPPQVAYVEHQEAVTIKNDVNLNKETLRFEPDESNPAKFLLSFTFDANVPGSITVMFFAKEDKDCNLIATKPNLFASTTVSFPKGLGQKFKQPSGTGIDFSALSEAELVEANESDVYHVAVKAEASSSEEEDELESRTPNRQITHAVLEKDKGEYKAKVVKQILWVSGSKYVLQEIYGIGNTADGGSGSGEGETECGKECVICLTEPRDTTVLPCRHMCMCSGCAKLLRFQTNLCPICRQPVDKLLEITVNTNGSIR from the exons ATGGGCAATGTAACCGGTGGAATTCGCCGAGATCCGCCGCCGtacccaaaccctaataatcAACCACCGTTGCAGTATTACCAGTACCACCAAGGCCATTATCCATACCACAATAATCAAGGAGGTGCTACTGCTAGGGTTCCTCCACAGGTTGCTTACGTGGAGCACCAGGAAGCGGTGACTATAAAGAACGACGTCAATCTAAACAAGGAGACTCTCAGATTCGAGCCTGACGAATCTAACCCTGCCAAGTTCCTCCTCTCCTTCACCTTCGATGCCAACGTCCCCGGAAG CATCACTGTGATGTTCTTTGCCAAAGAAGACAAAGACTGTAACTTGATTGCTACTAAGCCGAATCTCTTTGCATCCACAACTGTTAGTTTCCCCAAGGGTCTAGGCCAGAAGTTCAAGCAaccttctggaactgggattgATTTCTCTGCTTTATCAGAGGCTGAGTTGGTTGAGGCTAACGAGTCTGATGTGTATCATGTGGCGGTGAAAGCAGAGGCGTCatcatcagaagaagaagatgagctTGAGTCTAGAACGCCCAACCGTCAGATAACTCACGCGGTTTTGGAGAAAGATAAAGGCGAGTACAAGGCTAAAGTGGTGAAGCAGATCTTGTGGGTTAGTGGGAGTAAGTATGTTCTTCAGGAGATTTATGGGATTGGTAATACAGCTGATGGTGGTAGTGGTAGTGGAGAAGGTGAAACCGAGTGTGGTAAAGAATGTGTGATTTGCTTGACTGAGCCACGTGACACCACTGTTCTCCCTTGCAGGCACATG TGTATGTGTAGCGGTTGTGCAAAGCTTTTGAGGTTTCAGACAAACCTCTGTCCCATCTGTAGACAACCTGTGGATAAGCTTTTGGAGATTACTGTCAACACCAATGGCTCCATCCGCTGA
- the LOC108814455 gene encoding aquaporin PIP2-1, with protein MAKDVEAVAGEGFQTRDYQDPPPAPLFDPEELTKWSFYRAVIAEFVATLLFLYITVLTVIGYKVQTDSTAGGVDCGGVGILGIAWAFGGMIFILVYCTAGISGGHINPAVTFGLLLARKVSLVRAILYMVAQCLGAICGVGFVKAFQSAYYVRYGGGANSLADGYSTGTGLAAEIIGTFVLVYTVFSATDPKRSARDSHVPVLAPLPIGFAVFMVHLATIPITGTGINPARSFGAAVIFNESKPWDDHWIFWLGPFIGAAIAAVYHQFVLRASGSKSLGSFRSAANV; from the exons ATGGCCAAGGACGTGGAAGCCGTTGCCGGAGAAGGGTTTCAGACAAGAGACTATCAAGACCCGCCGCCAGCGCCTCTGTTTGATCCGGAGGAGCTGACGAAGTGGTCTTTTTACCGAGCAGTCATCGCCGAGTTCGTAGCTACTCTCCTCTTCTTATACATCACCGTTTTGACAGTCATCGGTTATAAGGTTCAGACAGATAGTACTGCTGGCGGCGTTGACTGCGGTGGAGTTGGAATCCTTGGTATTGCTTGGGCCTTCGGTGGCATGATCTTCATTCTCGTCTACTGCACCGCCGGTATCTCTG gTGGTCACATAAACCCAGCAGTGACATTTGGGTTACTCTTGGCCCGAAAAGTATCCTTGGTTAGAGCCATATTGTACATGGTAGCTCAGTGTTTGGGTGCAATTTGTGGAGTTGGGTTTGTCAAAGCCTTCCAAAGTGCTTACTACGTCCGTTACGGCGGTGGAGCCAACTCTCTAGCCGATGGCTACAGCACGGGTACTGGCCTGGCTGCAGAGATCATCGGTACTTTCGTTCTTGTCTACACAGTCTTCTCGGCCACTGATCCTAAACGCAGTGCCAGAGACTCCCACGTTCCA GTGTTGGCTCCACTTCCTATTGGATTTGCGGTATTCATGGTACACTTGGCTACCATTCCCATCACCGGAACTGGAATAAATCCTGCGAGGAGTTTCGGAGCAGCCGTCATCTTCAACGAGAGCAAGCCATGGGATGATCAC TGGATCTTTTGGCTGGGACCATTCATTGGAGCTGCGATTGCTGCAGTCTACCACCAGTTTGTTCTTAGAGCTTCAGGTTCCAAGTCTCTAGGGTCTTTCAGAAGTGCTGCAAACGTCTAA
- the LOC108836274 gene encoding 60S ribosomal protein L12-2, whose protein sequence is MPPKLDPSQIVDVYVRVTGGEVGAASSLAPKIGPLGLAPKKIGEDIAKETAKEWKGLRVTVKLTVQNRQAKVTVVPSAAALVIKALKEPERDRKKVKNIKHNGNISFDDVIEIARIMRPRSIAKELSGTVREILGTCVSVGCTVDGKDPKDLQQEIQEGEIDIPEN, encoded by the coding sequence ATGCCGCCAAAGTTGGACCCGAGCCAGATCGTGGACGTCTACGTCCGTGTAACCGGAGGAGAAGTCGGAGCCGCCAGTTCCCTCGCTCCCAAGATCGGTCCCCTCGGTCTCGCACCAAAGAAGATCGGAGAAGACATCGCCAAAGAAACCGCCAAAGAGTGGAAGGGACTCCGCGTCACCGTCAAGCTAACGGTTCAGAATCGTCAGGCTAAGGTCACGGTGGTTCCATCGGCTGCGGCGCTTGTGATCAAGGCGTTGAAGGAGCCGGAGAGGGACCGGAAGAAGGTGAAGAACATCAAGCACAATGGTAACATTTCGTTTGATGATGTGATTGAGATCGCTAGGATCATGAGGCCTAGATCTATTGCTAAGGAGTTGAGTGGGACTGTGAGGGAGATTCTTGGAACCTGTGTCTCTGTTGGGTGCACTGTTGATGGGAAGGACCCCAAGGATCTTCAGCAGGAGATCCAAGAGGGCGAGATTGATATTCCTGAGAACTAA
- the LOC108814623 gene encoding DNA-binding protein S1FA1, which translates to MDKEGFAGKAAAEAKGLNPGLIVLLVIGGPLVVFLVANYVMYVYAQKNLPPRKKKPVSKKKLKREKLKQGVPVPGE; encoded by the exons ATGGATAAAGAAGGTTTCGCCGGAAAG GCGGCTGCTGAAGCCAAAGGATTGAACCCGGGACTAATCGTGCTGCTTGTTATCGGAGGTCCGCTTGTTGTGTTCCTTGTCGCCAACTACGTGATGTACGTGTATGCTCAGAAGAACCTACCCCCAAGGAAGAAGAAGCCCGTTTCTAAGAAGAAGCTCAAGCGGGAGAAGCTGAAGCAAGGTGTCCCTGTGCCTGGAGAATAA